One genomic window of Salvelinus alpinus chromosome 9, SLU_Salpinus.1, whole genome shotgun sequence includes the following:
- the LOC139584325 gene encoding carbohydrate sulfotransferase 1-like → MNSAMQCSWKAVILLALASIAIQYTAIRTFTAKPFQMCPVTISNPLNCGMLGQDVVDLSFDKRICDDFLYFSSNVSRKTHVLILATTRSGSSFVGQLFNQHQDVFYLFEPLYHVQTTLLPRLSHSRTAGDTRVMLGASRDLLRSLYDCDLYFLESYIKPQPANHSTDKLFRRGASKALCSLPVCDAFSPGELNIDEGECVKRCGGLNMTLASDACRERRHVAIKTVRIPEVSDLRALVEDPRLNLKVIQLVRDPRGILASRIETFRDTYRLWRIWRATGRRPYNLDLTQLTMVCEDFLGSVTTGLSKPPWLKGRYMLVRYEDLAKNPLQKTKKIYDYLGLVMDKNVGDWIQNNTRGSNDLSAKHKYGTVRDSAANAESWRLKLSYDMVDYTQTVCQQVLQELGYKTVSSPEELKNLSLTLIEDKTFVPFL, encoded by the coding sequence ATGAATTCAGCCATGCAATGTTCCTGGAAGGCTGTGATTCTGCTAGCCTTAGCGTCCATAGCGATCCAGTACACAGCCATCAGGACGTTCACAGCCAAGCCATTCCAGATGTGTCCAGTGACAATCTCCAACCCTCTGAACTGTGGCATGCTGGGGCAGGATGTGGTGGACTTGTCTTTTGACAAGCGGATCTGTGACGACTTTCTTTACTTCTCCTCCAATGTCTCCAGGAAGACCCATGTTCTCATCCTGGCCACGACCCGCAGCGGCAGCTCCTTTGTGGGTCAGCTGTTTAACCAGCACCAGGATGTGTTTTATCTGTTTGAGCCGCTCTACCACGTCCAGACCACCCTGCTCCCCCGCCTGTCCCACAGCAGGACGGCAGGCGACACCAGGGTGATGCTGGGGGCTAGCAGGGACCTGCTCCGGAGCCTCTACGACTGTGACCTTtacttcctggagagctacatcAAACCCCAGCCGGCCAATCACAGTACAGACAAGCTGTTCCGGAGGGGAGCCAGCAAGGCTCTGTGCTCCCTGCCCGTCTGCGACGCCTTCAGTCCTGGAGAGTTGAACATCGATGAAGGAGAGTGCGTCAAGAGGTGTGGCGGTCTCAACATGACGCTGGCGTCGGACGCTTGCCGGGAGCGGCGCCATGTGGCCATCAAGACGGTGAGGATACCGGAGGTGAGTGACCTCAGGGCTCTGGTGGAGGACCCTAGGCTCAACCTCAAGGTGATCCAGCTGGTTAGGGACCCCCGAGGGATCCTGGCCTCACGCATTGAGACCTTCAGGGACACCTACCGCCTCTGGAGGATCTGGAGGGCCACTGGGAGGAGGCCCTACAACCTGGACCTCACCCAGCTTACCATGGTCTGTGAGGACTTCCTGGGATCTGTAACCACTGGGCTCAGCAAGCCCCCCTGGCTCAAAGGGAGGTATATGCTGGTCAGGTATGAGGACCTGGCCAAGAACCCTCTCCAGAAGACCAAGAAGATCTATGATTACTTGGGTCTGGTCATGGACAAGAACGTAGGAGACTGGATCCAGAACAACACTAGGGGAAGCAATGATCTGTCAGCCAAGCATAAATACGGCACTGTTCGGGACTCAGCGGCCAACGCAGAAAGCTGGAGGCTCAAATTGTCTTATGACATGGTTGATTACACACAGACTGTGTGTCAGCAAGTTCTACAGGAGCTGGGTTATAAGACTGTCAGTTCGCCCGAGGAGCTGAAaaatctgtctctcactctcatcGAGGACAAAACTTTTGTACCTTTTTTGTAG